Proteins from one Chroococcidiopsis sp. CCMEE 29 genomic window:
- the rpsR gene encoding 30S ribosomal protein S18, translating to MSYYRRRLSPIKPQEPIDYKDVDLLRKFVTERGKILPRRITGLTAKQQRDLTLAIKRSRIVALLPFINQEG from the coding sequence ATGAGCTACTATCGTCGTCGTCTGTCTCCGATTAAGCCACAAGAACCAATAGACTACAAAGACGTAGACTTGTTGCGTAAGTTTGTTACCGAGCGTGGTAAAATCTTGCCGCGTCGGATCACAGGTCTGACAGCCAAGCAACAAAGAGATTTAACTCTAGCAATTAAGCGATCTCGGATCGTGGCTTTGTTGCCCTTCATCAACCAGGAAGGATAA
- a CDS encoding serine/threonine-protein kinase, with translation MSYCLNPSCRRPENLTSNQQCHFCGSQLSKLRDRYCVTKALAQGGFGATFLAQDQGLPGEPICVIKQLRPPTNTPAILQMARELFAREARTLGKIGNHPQVPRLLDYFEDNQQFYLVQEYINGCTLQQEIKRSGPVSEVGAKQFLSEILAILQYIHERQVIHRDIKPANLIRRAEDGKLVLIDFGAVKNQVNQTQSNQPEPTTLTAYSIGTTGFAPPEQIAMRPVYASDIYAVGVTCIYLLTGKSPKEIDYNPLTGEMLWEAKVQVSKHLTAVLKKMLEASVRHRYQSAKEVLNALELEPYLDSMAKGMAAQPTTTRVGSNQTQTVSSGSKSPSVASVAEAIRARRDKSAAVSLQPGSVRHPVGTSQPTAVGTAKTNISKQKLKAAQFDTDSLLNAYVNGRRDFALQELSSLNLQRKDLSGINFHASKLTKANLQGANLCNSDFGQASLNQANLRDANLSKAYMSHADLAGADMRGADLSYAYLNHANLRGANLCGANLTGVKVTDEQLAQAKTNWLTVRPNGKRGLL, from the coding sequence ATGAGCTACTGCTTAAATCCGTCCTGTCGGCGTCCAGAAAACCTCACTTCTAACCAACAATGTCACTTCTGTGGTTCCCAGTTAAGTAAGTTGCGCGATCGCTATTGCGTAACCAAAGCTTTAGCCCAAGGTGGCTTCGGAGCAACTTTTTTAGCCCAGGATCAAGGTTTGCCTGGTGAACCGATCTGTGTGATAAAACAACTGCGCCCTCCAACAAACACCCCTGCAATTTTGCAGATGGCACGGGAACTGTTTGCGCGAGAAGCCAGAACCCTTGGCAAGATTGGCAATCATCCCCAAGTACCGCGACTGCTGGATTATTTTGAAGATAACCAACAATTCTACCTGGTTCAGGAATACATCAACGGCTGTACGTTACAGCAGGAAATCAAACGCTCTGGTCCCGTGAGCGAAGTAGGAGCCAAGCAATTCTTAAGCGAAATCCTGGCAATCTTACAATACATTCACGAGCGACAGGTAATTCACCGGGACATTAAACCGGCCAACTTAATTCGCCGCGCTGAAGACGGCAAACTCGTTCTCATCGATTTTGGTGCCGTCAAAAACCAGGTTAACCAGACCCAGAGTAACCAACCGGAACCAACTACCTTAACGGCATACTCGATTGGCACCACTGGTTTTGCTCCTCCAGAACAGATAGCCATGCGTCCAGTCTATGCCAGTGATATTTATGCAGTGGGCGTGACATGTATTTACCTGCTGACTGGTAAATCTCCTAAAGAAATTGATTACAATCCCTTAACTGGCGAAATGCTCTGGGAGGCTAAAGTTCAGGTCAGTAAACACCTGACAGCAGTTTTAAAGAAAATGCTAGAGGCATCGGTTCGCCATCGTTACCAATCGGCGAAAGAAGTCCTCAACGCACTTGAGCTAGAACCATACCTCGATAGTATGGCAAAGGGTATGGCTGCTCAACCCACTACTACTCGCGTTGGTTCCAATCAGACTCAAACGGTTTCAAGTGGCTCCAAATCGCCGTCTGTTGCTTCGGTAGCGGAAGCAATTCGGGCACGACGAGACAAGTCAGCAGCGGTTAGTTTACAGCCAGGATCAGTGCGACACCCAGTTGGCACGAGCCAACCAACTGCGGTGGGAACAGCAAAAACTAATATCTCCAAACAAAAGCTTAAAGCTGCTCAATTCGATACTGATAGCTTACTAAATGCTTATGTAAATGGTAGACGCGATTTTGCTCTTCAAGAGCTGAGTTCGCTTAATCTGCAACGAAAAGACTTATCAGGAATAAATTTTCATGCCTCCAAGCTGACTAAAGCGAATTTACAGGGAGCAAATTTGTGCAATAGCGATTTTGGTCAAGCCAGTCTTAATCAAGCAAATCTAAGAGATGCGAATTTAAGCAAAGCTTACATGAGCCATGCTGATTTAGCAGGGGCAGATATGCGAGGTGCAGATCTTAGCTATGCCTATTTGAATCATGCCAATCTCCGAGGAGCAAATTTATGTGGAGCTAATCTCACTGGTGTCAAAGTTACAGACGAGCAGTTAGCACAAGCCAAGACTAATTGGCTAACGGTGCGACCCAATGGTAAGCGGGGATTGTTGTGA
- a CDS encoding surface-adhesin E family protein: MLKKYLAASVTVLTLLHPSVASARQWVLIGNNPMISVDIDSIKGEGNTRTFWSEVVRNQESSSSSSYVSLNREKYKSVKSLNFVDCSQNKIGVLRMVGYDRNGSLIDDYDISHLAVPPNLQSTIPDSVGELKLVYVCGLRTSNERRSSNTRLSSSTPKPNIATASRNRSLPRASCGDPFHTSGTYWPVFIDGGNVSRVRANFCNDAFATVRSDTGVKSVQLASFTSYERALSFAKQVGGTVGQATSYINGRVVK; encoded by the coding sequence ATGTTAAAGAAATATTTGGCGGCATCTGTAACAGTTTTGACTTTATTACATCCATCAGTTGCTTCAGCTAGGCAGTGGGTACTAATAGGTAATAATCCAATGATTTCTGTCGATATAGATAGCATCAAAGGAGAAGGAAATACTAGAACCTTTTGGAGTGAAGTTGTTCGCAATCAAGAAAGTTCATCCTCCAGTTCTTACGTTAGCCTTAACAGAGAGAAATACAAAAGTGTAAAATCACTTAATTTTGTTGATTGTTCACAAAATAAAATTGGCGTTCTTAGAATGGTTGGGTATGACAGGAATGGCTCTCTTATAGATGATTATGATATTAGCCATCTTGCAGTTCCACCCAATTTGCAATCGACTATACCAGATAGTGTTGGCGAATTAAAATTAGTTTATGTTTGTGGCTTAAGAACTTCTAATGAGAGAAGAAGTTCCAACACTCGATTAAGTTCCAGCACACCTAAACCCAACATAGCAACAGCAAGCCGTAATCGTTCCTTGCCTCGTGCAAGTTGTGGAGACCCATTTCACACCAGTGGGACTTATTGGCCTGTGTTTATTGACGGGGGAAATGTTAGTAGAGTTAGAGCTAACTTTTGTAACGATGCTTTTGCAACTGTAAGATCAGATACAGGAGTAAAGTCAGTTCAGTTAGCTTCCTTTACTTCTTATGAGCGAGCTTTGTCTTTTGCTAAACAAGTAGGAGGAACGGTAGGTCAAGCTACTTCCTACATAAATGGACGTGTAGTTAAATAA
- the glp gene encoding gephyrin-like molybdotransferase Glp: MLPVSQAEAIILDLVQPLNEERDGEVVTLLTAIERILAAPVVSQLDFPHWDNSAMDGYAVRYEDVKHCSAEQPASLEIVEEIPAGRSPQHLLQRGQAARILTGAVMPAGADTVVMQEQTRREGNRVLIFASPEPQAFVRHQASFYQAGKPLLPTGIMLQATQLAVLAAAQCNHVTVYRRPRVAIISTGDELVTPDQLLQPGQLVDSNQYALAALVAQTGAEPLHMGIIPDRPQALKKAIARAIATADVVLSSGGVSVGDYDYVEQILQSLGAEIHVRAVGVKPGKPLTVAKFSASATANQKSVLYFGLPGNPVSALVSFWRFVQPALKKLSGLAHSWGPVFVQARSRHDLRSDGKRETYLWGQLYLVDGNYEFHLAAGSHSSGNLINLAQTNGLAILPIGKTLIPTGEQVKVLQVGSPAICPA, from the coding sequence ATGTTGCCGGTAAGCCAAGCAGAGGCAATTATTTTAGATTTAGTGCAACCTCTGAATGAAGAGCGAGATGGAGAAGTTGTCACCCTGTTAACAGCGATTGAGCGTATTCTAGCGGCACCAGTTGTCAGCCAGCTAGACTTTCCTCATTGGGATAATTCAGCGATGGATGGATATGCAGTGCGTTATGAGGACGTGAAGCACTGTAGCGCAGAACAGCCAGCTAGTCTGGAAATAGTAGAAGAGATTCCGGCTGGGCGATCGCCGCAGCATTTACTCCAACGCGGACAAGCAGCACGAATTTTGACAGGTGCAGTCATGCCAGCAGGTGCAGACACCGTAGTGATGCAGGAGCAGACACGGCGAGAAGGTAATCGCGTTTTGATCTTTGCTTCCCCAGAACCGCAAGCCTTTGTCCGTCACCAGGCATCTTTCTACCAAGCTGGGAAACCGCTCCTGCCAACGGGAATCATGCTCCAGGCAACTCAACTTGCCGTATTAGCTGCTGCCCAATGTAATCATGTCACAGTCTACCGGCGTCCCCGCGTGGCAATTATATCGACTGGCGATGAACTAGTGACACCTGACCAACTTTTGCAACCAGGTCAGCTTGTGGACTCTAATCAATACGCACTTGCGGCTTTGGTGGCACAGACTGGAGCAGAACCGTTGCATATGGGGATTATTCCCGATCGTCCACAAGCGCTGAAAAAGGCGATCGCCCGCGCTATAGCAACCGCTGATGTGGTACTTTCTTCCGGTGGTGTCTCTGTGGGCGATTATGACTACGTTGAACAAATTTTGCAGTCACTGGGAGCTGAGATTCATGTGCGTGCTGTAGGCGTAAAACCTGGTAAACCTCTTACAGTTGCCAAATTTTCAGCCTCAGCTACTGCTAATCAAAAATCAGTGTTGTACTTTGGTTTGCCAGGCAATCCAGTTTCAGCTTTGGTGAGTTTTTGGCGGTTTGTGCAACCGGCGCTGAAGAAACTGTCTGGTTTAGCTCATAGCTGGGGACCAGTATTTGTGCAGGCGCGATCACGTCACGACTTGCGCTCAGACGGCAAGCGGGAAACATACCTTTGGGGTCAATTATACTTAGTAGACGGCAACTATGAATTTCATTTGGCTGCTGGTAGCCATAGTTCCGGCAACTTAATTAACTTAGCTCAAACCAATGGTTTAGCTATTCTACCTATCGGTAAAACATTGATTCCCACAGGAGAGCAGGTAAAAGTGTTACAGGTTGGTTCCCCAGCGATCTGCCCAGCGTAA
- the rpmG gene encoding 50S ribosomal protein L33 has product MAKAKGVRIVVTLECTECRSNTDKRSPGVSRYTSTKNRRNTTARLELKKFCTHCNRHTVHKEIK; this is encoded by the coding sequence ATGGCTAAGGCTAAAGGTGTCCGCATCGTTGTGACATTGGAATGTACGGAATGTCGCAGTAACACAGACAAGCGCTCGCCTGGTGTTTCCCGGTATACCAGCACAAAAAACCGTCGCAACACTACAGCACGGCTGGAGCTGAAAAAGTTTTGCACGCATTGCAACCGTCACACTGTTCATAAGGAAATTAAGTAA
- a CDS encoding ribonuclease R family protein: MDKGTLVEFRVQGDRRLAVVDRQDGKTRWFVVDERGQSHSLVPRQITYTVSGQTYQPAQIPGFLEEVEPYLDPSSLEVAWELLVEDGETVKPLQMAALLFSDQGPPQCYAAHYLLSEDKLYFKQKGDAYEPRTAAQVAERKHQLEVETTRQRVQQEFLVRVSQALGGEAVEWERYDRQRLEAIERYAVLLADGVRLGLNQDALVRAYPPPAPVQETMATLGRPATPQAAFQLLVDIGLWSPNENLFLRRSQIPTQFPTKVLEVAQQRLNSSPLDPDSDREDLTYLKVYTIDDESTSEIDDGLSWELLPDGRERLWMHIADPTRWLIPEDELDLEARRRGTTVYLPTGMSPMFPSVLATGPMSLVQGQVCFALSFGVVLDQVGAVQEYSIHTSLIKPTYRLTYEDVDEMLELGVQAEPEIAAIAAWAERRKKWRHSQGAISIQMPEAMIKVHDDEITIQVLEESPARQLVAEMMILAGEVAARYGQEHNLALPFRGQPQPELPPEEELLQLPAGPVRACAMRRCMPKSEMSITPTRHAGLGLDIYTQATSPIRRYTDLLTHFQLKAHLRGEAPPFSGEQLREVMMSVSTATQEVTLVERQTNRYWGLEYLRRHLNEVWQALVLMWLREDSGLALILIEDLGLQLPMSFKRNVQLGEQVLVRVAHVEPRQDLLQFQELAYSEA; this comes from the coding sequence GTGGACAAGGGAACGCTGGTTGAATTTAGGGTGCAAGGCGATCGTCGACTTGCGGTAGTAGACCGTCAAGACGGCAAAACACGCTGGTTTGTAGTAGACGAGCGCGGTCAATCGCATAGCCTCGTTCCCCGGCAAATTACCTATACGGTTTCCGGTCAGACTTACCAACCTGCACAGATTCCAGGTTTCCTCGAGGAAGTAGAACCCTATCTCGACCCTTCAAGTCTAGAAGTAGCCTGGGAACTGCTAGTTGAAGATGGTGAAACCGTAAAACCACTCCAGATGGCAGCTCTACTGTTTTCCGACCAAGGTCCGCCCCAGTGTTATGCTGCCCACTATTTGCTGTCAGAAGATAAGCTTTACTTCAAGCAAAAGGGAGATGCCTATGAGCCTCGAACTGCTGCTCAGGTAGCAGAACGGAAACACCAGTTAGAGGTAGAGACAACTCGGCAGCGGGTGCAGCAAGAATTTTTGGTGCGGGTATCTCAGGCGCTGGGCGGTGAAGCGGTAGAGTGGGAGCGCTACGATCGCCAACGATTGGAAGCTATAGAGCGGTATGCAGTTCTGTTGGCAGACGGTGTGCGGCTAGGGCTAAATCAAGATGCTCTCGTCCGAGCCTATCCGCCTCCGGCTCCAGTGCAGGAGACAATGGCCACCTTAGGTCGCCCTGCAACTCCCCAAGCAGCTTTTCAACTGTTGGTAGATATAGGTCTGTGGAGTCCTAACGAGAACCTATTTCTGCGGCGTAGTCAAATTCCAACTCAGTTCCCTACAAAGGTATTAGAAGTGGCGCAACAGCGCTTGAATTCCTCGCCTCTTGACCCTGACTCAGACCGCGAGGATCTGACCTATCTCAAGGTCTACACAATTGATGATGAAAGTACTAGCGAGATTGATGATGGTCTGAGTTGGGAATTGCTCCCGGATGGGCGAGAGCGGCTGTGGATGCATATCGCTGACCCCACCCGTTGGCTAATACCAGAGGATGAATTAGACCTAGAAGCGCGTCGTCGAGGCACAACAGTGTATTTGCCGACTGGGATGAGCCCGATGTTCCCCTCGGTGTTGGCAACAGGACCAATGAGTCTGGTACAGGGTCAAGTTTGTTTTGCTCTAAGCTTTGGCGTGGTTTTAGATCAGGTTGGAGCAGTACAAGAATACAGTATCCATACCAGCTTAATTAAGCCAACCTATCGCCTCACTTATGAAGATGTGGATGAGATGCTGGAGTTGGGAGTGCAGGCAGAACCAGAAATTGCTGCGATCGCCGCTTGGGCAGAGCGGCGTAAAAAGTGGCGGCATTCCCAAGGGGCAATTAGCATCCAGATGCCAGAGGCAATGATTAAAGTCCACGATGATGAAATCACCATCCAAGTTCTAGAAGAATCTCCAGCGCGGCAACTGGTAGCAGAGATGATGATCTTGGCAGGTGAAGTTGCTGCCCGTTATGGTCAGGAACACAATCTTGCCCTCCCTTTTCGGGGTCAGCCTCAGCCCGAACTGCCCCCCGAGGAAGAACTGCTACAGCTTCCAGCAGGACCAGTCCGTGCCTGTGCCATGCGCCGATGTATGCCCAAAAGTGAGATGAGTATCACGCCTACTCGTCATGCTGGTTTAGGCTTAGATATATACACTCAGGCAACCTCTCCCATCCGCCGCTACACCGACTTGCTCACCCACTTTCAGCTGAAAGCGCATCTACGTGGTGAAGCTCCTCCCTTCTCTGGTGAGCAACTCAGAGAAGTAATGATGAGTGTGAGCACAGCGACCCAAGAAGTCACTTTGGTGGAACGGCAAACCAACAGATATTGGGGTTTAGAATATCTCCGCCGCCACCTTAACGAGGTGTGGCAAGCATTAGTGCTAATGTGGCTTCGAGAAGATAGCGGTTTGGCACTGATCTTGATAGAGGATTTGGGTCTACAATTGCCAATGTCGTTCAAACGTAACGTACAGCTGGGCGAACAGGTGTTAGTCAGAGTTGCTCATGTTGAACCTCGCCAAGACCTACTCCAGTTCCAGGAACTAGCTTACTCAGAAGCTTAG
- the hepA gene encoding heterocyst formation ABC transporter subunit HepA: protein MRYRLPTFIRSHLKATSFWQDNYLLLREFKYFPWIAVLALVFALGAAAFEGLGLGFLLAFLQSLVNPNAEPIQTGVDWFDIWILGVNKSAISRLYRVSALILLVTWIRAGFNYLTHIYTELTQLNLVDRLRKRIFEQLQSLSLSYFSKTQSGELINTITSEIGRLQQAFGLSAFIITKILMLIVYAILLFQLSWQLTLISVLLFSLLAVGLSKLNAQVREASFPVSRAYGKFASSAIEFINGIRTVQAFTTQNFERQRYYQASADIVTTSTKAVLSVAMVRPIAEGAATTVLISMIIVAITVFVANGTLQIASLLTFLFVLFRLVPAVHEINGNRAFLSSFRGSIENITEVLRTDNKTYLQDGQFQFSGLQRAIEFVDVDFGYDAEQLVLHNVTLTIKRGQMTALVGASGAGKTTLVDLIPRFYDPTKGKILLDGVDLRKFAINSVRRKMAVVSQDTFIFNTSVRNNITYGTEGADEAAIWEVARLANALEFIREMPQGFDTQLGDRGVRLSGGQRQRIAIARALLRDPDILILDEATSALDSVSERLIQDSLEKLSVGRTVIAIAHRLSTIVRANKVVVLEQGRIVEQGAYQDLLEQRGKLWKYHQMQHELGQAG, encoded by the coding sequence ATGCGTTACAGACTTCCCACTTTCATCCGCAGCCATCTAAAGGCTACGAGCTTTTGGCAAGACAACTACCTGCTCCTACGAGAGTTCAAATACTTTCCCTGGATTGCGGTTTTGGCTTTAGTATTCGCCCTTGGTGCTGCAGCTTTTGAGGGTTTAGGACTTGGTTTTCTCCTTGCCTTCTTACAGAGCTTGGTTAATCCTAATGCAGAACCCATTCAGACAGGAGTTGACTGGTTTGACATCTGGATTTTGGGCGTAAATAAATCGGCAATTAGTCGCCTCTATCGAGTATCTGCTTTAATTTTACTGGTCACCTGGATACGCGCAGGCTTTAACTATCTAACACATATTTACACTGAACTTACCCAACTTAATTTAGTTGATCGGCTCCGTAAACGAATTTTTGAACAGCTTCAGTCACTAAGCCTAAGTTATTTTTCCAAAACGCAATCCGGGGAGCTTATTAATACTATTACTAGCGAGATTGGTAGGCTTCAGCAAGCTTTTGGCTTATCCGCTTTTATCATCACTAAAATCCTGATGTTGATAGTCTATGCAATCTTATTGTTCCAACTTTCATGGCAGCTTACTCTAATTTCAGTGCTGCTGTTCAGCCTATTGGCAGTGGGATTATCAAAACTGAATGCACAGGTACGAGAGGCTAGTTTTCCAGTTTCAAGAGCCTATGGTAAGTTTGCTTCGAGTGCAATAGAGTTTATTAATGGGATTCGCACTGTTCAGGCATTTACAACTCAAAACTTTGAGCGCCAACGCTATTACCAGGCTAGTGCTGATATTGTAACCACATCCACCAAAGCTGTATTAAGCGTAGCCATGGTGAGACCTATTGCAGAAGGAGCCGCTACCACAGTTCTCATAAGCATGATTATTGTAGCAATTACTGTATTTGTAGCAAATGGTACATTACAAATTGCTTCATTATTAACTTTTTTATTCGTCCTGTTTCGCCTGGTGCCAGCTGTACATGAAATCAATGGAAACAGAGCTTTTCTTAGTAGTTTTCGAGGCTCAATAGAGAATATTACAGAGGTTTTAAGAACTGATAATAAAACCTATTTACAAGATGGTCAGTTTCAGTTTTCAGGATTGCAGCGAGCCATTGAGTTTGTGGATGTAGACTTTGGCTATGATGCTGAGCAGTTAGTATTGCACAATGTTACGCTAACTATCAAACGGGGACAGATGACAGCATTAGTCGGAGCTTCTGGTGCTGGAAAAACCACGTTGGTAGATCTAATTCCACGATTCTACGATCCTACCAAAGGAAAGATTCTCCTCGATGGAGTTGATTTGCGGAAATTTGCCATCAATTCGGTGCGCCGAAAGATGGCTGTCGTAAGCCAAGATACGTTTATTTTCAATACTTCTGTCCGCAATAATATTACTTACGGTACAGAAGGTGCAGATGAAGCTGCAATTTGGGAAGTAGCCCGACTCGCCAATGCGTTGGAATTTATCAGGGAAATGCCTCAAGGCTTTGACACACAACTGGGAGACCGCGGGGTGCGGTTATCTGGAGGTCAACGTCAGCGCATAGCGATCGCCCGTGCCTTGCTACGTGACCCCGACATTTTGATTCTGGATGAGGCGACAAGTGCGCTGGACTCGGTGTCTGAGCGGTTGATTCAGGATTCATTAGAGAAGCTTTCTGTGGGTCGAACAGTGATTGCGATCGCCCATCGACTTTCTACAATTGTTCGAGCAAATAAGGTAGTGGTGCTGGAACAGGGACGGATTGTCGAGCAGGGAGCATATCAAGACCTTCTCGAACAGCGAGGTAAGCTATGGAAATATCACCAAATGCAGCACGAGTTGGGTCAAGCAGGGTAG
- a CDS encoding RDD family protein encodes MIEVVKVEFAMLTKLDYSRFPRVQIWRRGVAFGIDFFVVWLLSSLLGGGLPGFQFAQVIVFVLAWFCLRVLLVYRNQGQSLGRWALDMKVFDAQLGKVPGLQALCKREAITGFCTLLAAIALSNLTNAGSILLVVPLAIDCAIALSEANRQAFHDRIARTIIIPSRRGFSLNLKMKRLLAQVRSSVRK; translated from the coding sequence ATGATTGAAGTAGTTAAAGTCGAATTTGCCATGCTGACGAAATTGGATTACAGCCGCTTTCCTAGGGTGCAAATTTGGCGCAGGGGTGTAGCCTTTGGAATTGATTTTTTTGTTGTTTGGCTACTCAGTTCACTGCTGGGCGGCGGACTTCCTGGTTTCCAATTTGCTCAAGTAATCGTTTTTGTGCTGGCTTGGTTCTGTCTACGGGTATTGTTAGTATACAGAAATCAAGGGCAAAGTTTAGGGCGTTGGGCTTTAGACATGAAGGTGTTTGATGCTCAGCTGGGTAAGGTTCCGGGGTTACAAGCGCTCTGCAAGCGAGAGGCAATCACAGGTTTTTGTACCTTATTGGCGGCGATCGCTCTAAGTAACTTAACAAATGCAGGATCTATATTACTAGTAGTGCCTCTGGCAATCGATTGTGCGATTGCTTTATCAGAGGCGAATCGCCAAGCTTTCCATGACCGCATTGCTCGCACAATCATTATTCCCAGCCGTCGAGGCTTTTCTCTCAATCTTAAAATGAAGCGCTTACTTGCACAAGTGCGTAGTAGTGTGAGAAAATAA
- a CDS encoding glycosyltransferase, whose translation MHIVGRIKLPKSHDVSSLYVQCNEAVSINFNDYSQEIVLQKGGQISLNSYFNSFYEKFYAKYTNITSVYYLLKLEGDFQVAVYREVYEQNNRELISVENFSNCHLASFVKLQLPSLVPSENTGRIYLEIICCSELGLFKESLLVTDQEKLREVSLGIISCTFKKEAYIKTTVNTILQDNLLEKKEWKIFVVDNGRTLSEDTFNEPRVQLIPNRNMGGSGGFTRGLIEALDETIYSHFLFMDDDIELDSECIYRLFSLYEYANFDFAVAGSMLDLYKKHVLYEAGALHGKTPENPDFAPFAVTPLKHNLDLENANSLNLLMLEDNVDYGGFWFFSFSKEIVKEIGVLLPLFIKVDDMEFGLRITRNLEKKIIAFPSIAVWHEPFYAKFPYWDNYYHFRNNLITHTIYDSLTYVDAIKIITELLLLCLLVFDYKTAEMIVKAFEDYMKGPEFIKNSKPEILHSDIVKLSKSYASQKIQQNYVLSSNQLAQNSRPGMLNKMASLLTLNGHLLPNFLITEDEALILHLSGSTGQRSKAFAKKRAFVFEEKSASLFQNEINKVAGIKIFVKWLQLAATSTIKWSFISTAWKNAASEMTSAKFWQKYIGLEK comes from the coding sequence ATGCACATAGTAGGTAGGATAAAGCTGCCCAAATCACATGACGTTTCTAGTTTATACGTACAGTGTAATGAAGCTGTATCTATAAATTTCAACGACTATTCACAAGAAATTGTTTTACAGAAGGGTGGGCAAATATCTTTAAATTCTTACTTTAATTCCTTCTACGAGAAATTTTACGCTAAATATACAAATATTACCTCTGTCTACTATTTGTTGAAGCTTGAAGGCGACTTCCAAGTGGCTGTTTACAGAGAAGTATACGAGCAAAATAACAGAGAACTTATTTCCGTAGAAAATTTTTCTAACTGTCACTTAGCAAGTTTTGTCAAGCTCCAGTTACCAAGTTTAGTTCCAAGTGAAAACACTGGCAGAATTTACTTGGAAATAATATGCTGTAGTGAATTAGGTTTATTTAAAGAGAGTTTATTGGTAACTGACCAAGAAAAACTTAGAGAAGTATCGTTGGGTATCATCAGTTGCACATTTAAAAAAGAAGCTTATATCAAAACTACGGTAAACACTATTTTACAGGATAATTTATTAGAGAAAAAGGAGTGGAAAATATTTGTTGTTGATAATGGCAGGACTTTAAGTGAGGATACTTTTAACGAGCCAAGAGTTCAATTAATTCCTAACAGAAACATGGGTGGAAGTGGTGGTTTCACTAGAGGATTAATTGAGGCTCTAGATGAAACTATTTATTCTCACTTTTTATTTATGGATGATGATATAGAGCTAGATAGTGAATGTATTTATAGGTTGTTTTCCTTGTATGAGTACGCCAATTTTGATTTTGCTGTAGCTGGCAGTATGCTAGATCTATATAAAAAGCATGTATTGTATGAAGCTGGGGCATTACACGGTAAAACCCCTGAGAACCCTGACTTTGCGCCCTTTGCAGTTACCCCTCTCAAGCATAATCTTGATCTAGAAAATGCTAATTCTCTCAATCTTTTAATGTTAGAAGACAATGTAGATTATGGAGGTTTTTGGTTTTTCTCATTCTCTAAAGAAATTGTCAAGGAGATTGGTGTATTATTGCCTTTGTTTATAAAGGTAGATGATATGGAATTTGGTTTAAGAATTACAAGAAATCTTGAAAAAAAAATAATAGCTTTTCCTTCCATAGCCGTATGGCATGAGCCATTTTATGCAAAGTTTCCTTATTGGGATAATTATTATCATTTTCGCAATAATTTAATTACTCATACTATTTATGACTCGTTGACCTATGTAGATGCAATTAAGATTATTACAGAATTACTGCTTTTGTGTTTATTGGTTTTTGATTATAAAACTGCAGAAATGATAGTAAAAGCCTTTGAAGATTATATGAAAGGTCCAGAGTTTATCAAAAATAGTAAGCCAGAAATATTACACTCTGACATAGTGAAGCTTAGCAAAAGCTATGCAAGTCAAAAAATACAGCAAAATTATGTGCTATCAAGTAATCAACTTGCTCAAAATTCACGTCCTGGAATGTTAAATAAAATGGCAAGTTTATTAACTCTTAATGGTCATCTACTTCCAAATTTTCTTATAACTGAGGATGAAGCGCTTATTTTGCATCTTTCTGGCTCTACTGGTCAACGCTCTAAGGCATTTGCGAAAAAGAGAGCTTTTGTATTTGAAGAAAAAAGTGCTTCTTTATTTCAAAATGAAATCAATAAAGTAGCAGGTATTAAAATTTTTGTTAAATGGTTGCAGCTTGCTGCCACAAGTACTATTAAATGGTCATTCATAAGTACAGCATGGAAAAATGCTGCAAGCGAAATGACATCTGCTAAGTTTTGGCAAAAATACATTGGGCTAGAAAAATAG